In Saimiri boliviensis isolate mSaiBol1 chromosome 12, mSaiBol1.pri, whole genome shotgun sequence, one genomic interval encodes:
- the FBXL15 gene encoding F-box/LRR-repeat protein 15, with translation MEPSGGEQEPGAVRLLDLPWEDVLLPHVLNRVPLRQLLRLQRVSRAFRALVQLHLAGLRRFDAAQVGPQIPRAALARLLRDAEGLQELALAPCHEWLSDEDLVPVLARNPQLRSVALAGCGQLSRRALGALAEGCPRLQRLSLAHCDWVDGLALRGLADRCPALEELDLTACRQLKDEAIVYLAQRRGAGLRSLSLAVNANVGDAAVQELARNCPELQHLDLTGCLRVGSDGVRTLAEYCPALRSLRVRHCHHVAESSLSRLRKRGVDIDVEPPLHQALVLLQDMAGFAPFVNLQV, from the exons ATGGAGCCGTCCGGAGGGGAGCAAGAGCCCGGAGCCGTCAG GCTCCTGGACCTGCCCTGGGAAGACGTGCTGCTCCCTCACGTCCTGAACCGGGTACCGCTGCGCCAGCTGCTCCGGCTGCAGCGCGTTAGCCGGGCCTTCCGGGCACTGGTACAGCTTCACCTGGCCGGGCTGCGTCGCTTCGACGCCGCGCAG GTGGGTCCACAGATCCCACGGGCCGCATTGGCCCGACTGCTGCGGGACGCCGAGGGGCTGCAGGAGCTGGCGCTGGCGCCGTGTCACGAATGGCTGTCAGACGAGGATCTGGTGCCGGTGCTGGCGCGGAACCCGCAGCTGCGGAGTGTGGCGCTGGCCGGCTGCGGGCAACTGAGTCGCCGGGCGCTTGGGGCGCTGGCCGAGGGCTGCCCACGCCTGCAGCGCCTGTCGCTCGCGCACTGTGACTGGGTGGACGGGCTGGCGCTGCGCGGCCTCGCCGACCGCTGCCCGGCCCTGGAGGAGCTGGACCTCACCGCCTGCCGCCAGCTCAAGGACGAGGCCATCGTGTACCTAGCGCAGAGGCGCGGCGCTGGCCTCCGCAGCCTCTCGCTGGCCGTCAACGCCAACGTGGGGGACGCCGCGGTTCAGGAGTTGGCTCGGAACTGCCCAGAACTCCAGCACCTTGACCTCACCGGCTGCCTCCGCGTCGGAAGCGACGGTGTCAG GACTTTGGCCGAGTATTGCCCGGCGCTGCGCTCGCTGCGAGTGCGGCACTGCCACCATGTGGCCGAGTCCAGCCTGAGCCGCTTGCGGAAACGCGGCGTCGACATCGACGTGGAGCCGCCGCTGCACCAGGCCCTGGTGCTGCTGCAGGATATGGCGGGCTTCGCACCTTTTGTCAACCTGCAGGTCTGA
- the CUEDC2 gene encoding CUE domain-containing protein 2, with protein MELERIVSAALLAFVQTHLPEADLSGLDEVIFSYVLGVLEDLGPSGPSEENFDMEAFTEMMEAYVPGFAHIPRGTIGDMMQKLSGQLSDARNKENLQPQSSGVQGQVPISPEPLQRPEMLKEETRSSAAAAAAAGDTQDEATGAEEELLPGVDVLLEVFPTCSVEQAQWVLAKARGDLEEAVQMLVEGKEEGPAAWDGSNQDLPRRLRGPQKDELKSFILQKYMMVDSAEDQKIHRPMAPKEAPKKLIRYIDNQIVSTKGERFKDVRNPEAEEMKATYINLKPARKYRFH; from the exons ATGGAGCTGGAGAGGATCGTCAGTGCAGCCCTCCTTGCCTTTGTCCAGACGCACCTCCCGGAGGCCGACCTCAG TGGTTTGGATGAAGTCATCTTCTCCTATGTGCTCGGGGTCCTGGAGGACCTGGGGCCCTCAGGCCCATCAGAGGAGAACTTCGATATGGAGGCCTTCACTGAGATGATGGAGGCCTATGTGCCTGGCTTTGCCCACATCCCCAG GGGCACAATAGGGGACATGATGCAGAAGCTCTCAGGGCAGCTGAGTGATGCCAGGAACAAAG AGAACCTACAACCGCAGAGCTCTGGTGTCCAAGGTCAGGTGCCCATCTCCCCAGAGCCTCTGCAGCGGCCGGAAATGCTCAAAGAAGAGACCAggtcttctgctgctgctgctgctgctgctggggacACCCAAGATGAG GCAACTGGTGCTGAGGAGGAGCTTCTGCCAGGGGTGGATGTACTCCTGGAGGTGTTCCCTACCTGTTCGGTGGAACAGGCCCAGTGGGTGCTGGCCAAAGCTCGGGGGGACTTGGAAGAAGCTGTGCAGATGCTGgtagaggggaaggaagaggggcCTGCAGCCTGGGATGGCTCCAACCAG GACCTGCCTAGACGCCTCAGAGGTCCCCAAAAGGATGAGCTGAAGTCCTTCATCCTGCAGAA GTACATGATGGTGGATAGTGCAGAGGATCAGAAGATTCACCGGCCCATGGCTCCCAAGGAG GCCCCCAAGAAGCTGATCCGATACATCGACAACCAGATAGTCAGCACCAAAGGGGAGCGATTCAAAGATGTGCGGAACCCTGAGGCCGAGGAGATGAAGGCTACATACATCAACCTCAAGCCGGCCAGAAAGTACCGCTTCCATTGA
- the C12H10orf95 gene encoding uncharacterized protein C10orf95 homolog: MYAYSWLLPREGVWPPPQPFTCAYLAAPLLLPPIQAHSFRSRPGSLHTGEWAAPREYHRFYGPAAPPGAAQPWWACPSAYAAALLPPGPAAGISGPSLQAPAAAAESWTPWPEGGSLHTELRWGRVERARGPPLQLPDFVRRELRRAYGTYPRADVRVTQSRGQFLLQATPHVREPERRVEWRVRRRPDSGDSGRSQEAAERGRPRKSKGLS, from the coding sequence ATGTACGCGTACAGCTGGCTGTTGCCCAGGGAAGGCGTCTGGCCGCCGCCGCAGCCGTTCACCTGCGCCTACCTGGCCGCCCCTCTGCTCCTGCCCCCCATCCAGGCCCATAGCTTCCGCAGCCGGCCCGGGAGCCTGCACACGGGCGAGTGGGCGGCCCCGCGAGAATACCACCGCTTCTACGGCCCCGCCGCGCCGCCCGGGGCCGCACAGCCCTGGTGGGCCTGCCCTTCGGCCTACGCCGCGGCCCTGCTACCCCCCGGCCCCGCAGCCGGAATCTCGGGACCGTCGCTACAGGCGCCAGCTGCTGCGGCGGAAAGCTGGACGCCCTGGCCCGAGGGCGGCAGCCTGCACACCGAGCTACGCTGGGGGCGCGTAGAGCGCGCGCGGGGCCCGCCTCTGCAGCTGCCCGACTTCGTGCGCCGGGAGCTGCGGCGCGCCTATGGCACCTACCCGCGCGCCGACGTGCGCGTCACCCAGAGCCGCGGCCAGTTTCTGCTTCAGGCGACTCCGCACGTGCGCGAGCCCGAACGCCGCGTGGAGTGGCGCGTGCGGCGCCGGCCCGACAGCGGCGACAGCGGCCGAAGTCAGGAAGCCGCAGAGCGCGGCCGCCCCAGGAAGAGCAAGGGCCTGAGCTGA